Proteins co-encoded in one Opitutus terrae PB90-1 genomic window:
- a CDS encoding GNAT family N-acetyltransferase — translation MPLTWREATAADLPLLAEWNHQLIRDEGHRNAMTVPELIERMQGWLRAEYQAIVFCAAGEPVAYALYRHDDESLYLRQFFVRRDRRRLGLGRAAITALRHEIWPQETRLTLDVLCGNTAGIAFWHAVGYRDYCLTLEIPPA, via the coding sequence ATGCCCCTCACCTGGCGCGAAGCCACCGCCGCCGATCTCCCCCTGCTCGCCGAGTGGAATCACCAACTCATCCGTGACGAGGGTCATCGCAACGCGATGACGGTGCCCGAGCTCATCGAACGCATGCAGGGTTGGCTGCGCGCTGAGTATCAGGCGATCGTCTTCTGCGCCGCGGGCGAGCCGGTCGCTTATGCACTGTACCGCCACGATGACGAATCGCTTTATCTCCGCCAGTTCTTCGTCCGCCGCGATCGCCGCCGGCTTGGACTAGGCCGGGCGGCCATCACTGCGCTCCGCCACGAGATTTGGCCGCAGGAGACTCGGCTGACGCTCGACGTGCTGTGCGGCAACACTGCCGGCATCGCTTTCTGGCACGCGGTCGGCTACCGCGACTATTGTCTCACCTTGGAGATCCCTCCCGCCTGA